A single region of the Triticum dicoccoides isolate Atlit2015 ecotype Zavitan chromosome 2B, WEW_v2.0, whole genome shotgun sequence genome encodes:
- the LOC119367900 gene encoding protein EPIDERMAL PATTERNING FACTOR 2-like, with translation MRRPAGVGARWAPALALALAMALASCSCVTHGARTTPSSGADGLRPGREATPSGTAGRDDDDDNDGGQAASPSHQEKRGQATREGEEEQGMMTLKERAVTGSRLPDCAHACGACAPCKRVMVSFRCAEASESCPIAYRCMCRGRFFRVPTL, from the exons ATGAGGAGGCCTGCTGGCGTGGGAGCTCGGTGGGCGCCGGCGCTGGCCCTTGCGCTGGCCATGGCATTGGCGTCGTGCTCGTGCGTGACCCATGGCGCCAGAACCACACCAA GTTCAGGCGCCGACGGCCTACGACCTGGCCGTGAGGCGACGCCGTCCGGAACCGCAGgccgggacgacgacgacgacaacgacggagGGCAGGCGGCATCACCGTCCCATCAGGAGAAGCGGGGCCAGGCGAcgcgggagggggaggaggagcaagGGATGATGACGCTCAAGGAGCGAGCGGTGACGGGGTCGCGGCTGCCGGACTGCGCGCACGCGTGCGGGGCGTGCGCCCCGTGCAAGCGGGTCATGGTCAGCTTCCGGTGCGCCGAGGCCTCCGAGTCGTGCCCCATCGCCTACCGCTGCATGTGCCGCGGCAGGTTCTTCCGCGTCCCCACCCTCTAG